One genomic window of Arvicola amphibius chromosome 4, mArvAmp1.2, whole genome shotgun sequence includes the following:
- the Nkx2-5 gene encoding homeobox protein Nkx-2.5, producing the protein MFPSPALTPTPFSVKDILNLEQQQRSLAAGDLSARLEATLAPASCMLAAFKPEAYSGPEAAAPSLAELRAELGPAPSPSKCAPAFPAAPAFYPRAYGDPDPTKDPRADKKELCALQKAVELDKAETDGAERPRARRRRKPRVLFSQAQVYELERRFKQQRYLSAPERDQLASVLKLTSTQVKIWFQNRRYKCKRQRQDQTLELLGPPPPPARRIAVPVLVRDGKPCLGDSAAYAPAYGVGLNAYGYNAYPYPSYGGAACSPGYSCAAYPAAPPAAQPAPTANGNFVNFGVGDLNAAVPSPGMSQGNSGVSTLHGIRAW; encoded by the exons ATGTTCCCCAGCCCAGCGCTCACACCCACGCCCTTCTCAGTCAAAGACATCCTGAACCTGGAGCAGCAGCAGCGCAGCCTGGCCGCTGGGGACCTGTCTGCGCGCCTCGAGGCCACCCTGGCGCCCGCTTCCTGCATGCTGGCCGCCTTCAAGCCAGAGGCCTACTCTGGGCCCGAGGCCGCAGCGCCCAGCCTGGCAGAGCTGCGCGCGGAGCTGGGCCCCGCGCCTTCGCCCTCCAAGTGCGCTCCTGCCTTCCCAGCCGCCCCCGCCTTTTATCCTCGTGCCTACGGCGACCCTGATCCGACCAAGGACCCACGAGCGGATAAGAAAG aGCTGTGCGCGTTGCAGAAGGCGGTGGAGCTGGACAAGGCCGAGACGGACGGCGCCGAGCGACCACGCGCGCGGCGGCGGCGAAAACCGCGCGTGCTCTTCTCGCAGGCGCAGGTCTACGAGCTGGAGCGGCGCTTCAAGCAACAACGGTACCTGTCCGCTCCCGAGCGCGACCAGCTGGCCAGCGTGCTGAAGCTCACGTCCACGCAGGTCAAGATTTGGTTCCAGAACCGGCGCTACAAGTGCAAGCGGCAGCGGCAGGACCAGACTTTGGAGTTGCTGggaccgccgccgccgcccgcgcgCAGGATCGCGGTGCCGGTGCTGGTGCGCGACGGGAAGCCCTGCCTCGGGGACTCGGCGGCCTACGCGCCCGCCTACGGCGTGGGTCTCAACGCCTACGGCTACAACGCCTACCCCTACCCCAGCTACGGAGGCGCGGCCTGCAGCCCCGGGTACAGCTGCGCCGCCTACCCCGCCGCGCCCCCCGCCGCGCAGCCCGCCCCCACCGCCAACGGCAACTTCGTGAACTTCGGCGTCGGGGACTTGAACGCCGCCGTGCCGAGTCCCGGGATGTCGCAGGGCAATTCGGGCGTGTCCACGCTGCACGGCATTCGAGCCTGGTAG